In Chelonia mydas isolate rCheMyd1 chromosome 10, rCheMyd1.pri.v2, whole genome shotgun sequence, a single window of DNA contains:
- the LOC102948367 gene encoding interleukin-9 receptor isoform X1, whose protein sequence is MGKDIWRACVQLCFIAIVFSRRRGGRAEFPGNLSCLNNYLYRIDCTWETDGRVGDGPFHVHFTNAITLDENYSCTLTARDELHSQHHCTINTAERFTQQDNYSISLQGGFSGRNRTYVAFPEYEPSLNIKCDPPFNLQSNISASKCQLWWSVPWSLENILQYELEYKEHNTSWEQAQHKQLFNSVTKVEIEAMEFEAGIIYTARVRCKTSQAEEGYKSQWSEWSQTTEFQRAAPPGFSQVPKKFFHRSMIQILFIPLCLGVILYIILNFKLSSRAKNIFCLNVPTPAAFFQPLYTLHNGNFKDWIGPNETCGQLRRDDANRPGKVTMDGVSGLSAHDVISQLSFKSLAKTKIIPQEDPCGPASRPDTQYVQSRYVSVEEVEARLPSLFLQNHADDAGALDFSERSETNLGSPDMSGNHPPYLRDGQGDFFMPQESLELESLSFCSNDYCTLCGSYCAGGPIPAELLQLTEEDGQVKH, encoded by the exons ATGGGAAAGGACATCTGGCGAGCGTGCGTCCAACTCTGCTTTATTGCCATTGTGTTCTCCAGAAGAAGGGGAGGAAGAG CAGAATTTCCTGGCAACCTGAGCTGCTTGAATAACTACCTCTACCGAATAGACTGTACATGGGAGACAGACGGGAGAGTCGGGGATGGACCCTTTCACGTGCATTTCACAAA CGCCATCACGCTGGATGAGAATTACAGCTGCACACTGACTGCCAGAGATGAGCTGCACAGCCAGCATCACTGCACAATTAACACGGCGGAGAGGTTCACGCAGCAGGACAATTACAGCATCTCGCTACAAGGTGGTTTCTCTGGGAGGAATCGCACGTACGTTGCTTTCCCGGAATATGAACCCAGTCTGAACA TTAAGTGTGATCCCCCCTTCAACCTGCAGAGCAACATCAGTGCCAGTAAGTGCCAGCTCTGGTGGAGTGTGCCATGGAGTCTAGAGAATATTCTTCAGTATGAATTGGAGTATAAGGAACACAACACATCCTGGGAG CAGGCACAGCACAAACAGCTGTTCAACTCAGTGACAAAGGTAGAAATCGAGGCCATGGAGTTTGAAGCAGGCATCATTTATACTGCGAGAGTTCGCTGCAAAACTTCCCAAGCAGAGGAAGGTTATAAAAGTCAGTGGAGTGAGTGGAGCCAGACAACTGAATTTCAAAGAGCAGCCCCCCC AGGTTTTTCACAGGTACCCAAAAAGTTCTTTCACAGAAGCATGATACAGATTTTGTTCATTCCTCTATGTCTTGGTGTCATACTCTACATAATTTTGAACTTCAAGCTTTCCTCAAG GGCAAAGAACATCTTCTGCCTGAACGTTCCCACCCCAGCTGCTTTCTTCCAGCCTCTCtacaccttgcacaatgggaatTTTAAG GACTGGATTGGACCTAATGAGACATGTGGCCAGCTCAGAAGAGATGACGCTAACAGGCCAGGCAAAGTGACTATGGATGGAGTTTCTGGTCTAAGTgctcatgatgtcatttcccagCTCTCCTTCAAGTCACTGGCAAAGACCAAAATCATTCCTCAGGAGGACCCTTGTGGCCCTGCCTCCAGGCCCGACACGCAGTACGTCCAGAGCAGGTATGTGAGTGTGGAAGAGGTGGAAGCCAGGCTGCCATCATTGTTCCTACAAAACCACGCCGATGACGCAGGTGCCCTGGACTTCTCTGAAAGAAGCGAAACCAACCTTGGCAGCCCAGACATGAGTGGGAACCATCCCCCATATTTACGGGACGGTCAGGGTGACTTCTTTATGCCACAGGAGTCTCTGGAGCTGGAAAGTTTGTCCTTCTGTAGTAATGACTATTGCACCTTGTGTGGCAGTTACTGCGCAGGTGGTCCAATTCCTGCTGAACTGCTACAGCTCACCGAGGAGGATGGTCAGGTCAAGCATTAG
- the LOC102948367 gene encoding interleukin-9 receptor isoform X2, with protein sequence MGKDIWRACVQLCFIAIVFSRRRGGREFPGNLSCLNNYLYRIDCTWETDGRVGDGPFHVHFTNAITLDENYSCTLTARDELHSQHHCTINTAERFTQQDNYSISLQGGFSGRNRTYVAFPEYEPSLNIKCDPPFNLQSNISASKCQLWWSVPWSLENILQYELEYKEHNTSWEQAQHKQLFNSVTKVEIEAMEFEAGIIYTARVRCKTSQAEEGYKSQWSEWSQTTEFQRAAPPGFSQVPKKFFHRSMIQILFIPLCLGVILYIILNFKLSSRAKNIFCLNVPTPAAFFQPLYTLHNGNFKDWIGPNETCGQLRRDDANRPGKVTMDGVSGLSAHDVISQLSFKSLAKTKIIPQEDPCGPASRPDTQYVQSRYVSVEEVEARLPSLFLQNHADDAGALDFSERSETNLGSPDMSGNHPPYLRDGQGDFFMPQESLELESLSFCSNDYCTLCGSYCAGGPIPAELLQLTEEDGQVKH encoded by the exons ATGGGAAAGGACATCTGGCGAGCGTGCGTCCAACTCTGCTTTATTGCCATTGTGTTCTCCAGAAGAAGGGGAGGAAGAG AATTTCCTGGCAACCTGAGCTGCTTGAATAACTACCTCTACCGAATAGACTGTACATGGGAGACAGACGGGAGAGTCGGGGATGGACCCTTTCACGTGCATTTCACAAA CGCCATCACGCTGGATGAGAATTACAGCTGCACACTGACTGCCAGAGATGAGCTGCACAGCCAGCATCACTGCACAATTAACACGGCGGAGAGGTTCACGCAGCAGGACAATTACAGCATCTCGCTACAAGGTGGTTTCTCTGGGAGGAATCGCACGTACGTTGCTTTCCCGGAATATGAACCCAGTCTGAACA TTAAGTGTGATCCCCCCTTCAACCTGCAGAGCAACATCAGTGCCAGTAAGTGCCAGCTCTGGTGGAGTGTGCCATGGAGTCTAGAGAATATTCTTCAGTATGAATTGGAGTATAAGGAACACAACACATCCTGGGAG CAGGCACAGCACAAACAGCTGTTCAACTCAGTGACAAAGGTAGAAATCGAGGCCATGGAGTTTGAAGCAGGCATCATTTATACTGCGAGAGTTCGCTGCAAAACTTCCCAAGCAGAGGAAGGTTATAAAAGTCAGTGGAGTGAGTGGAGCCAGACAACTGAATTTCAAAGAGCAGCCCCCCC AGGTTTTTCACAGGTACCCAAAAAGTTCTTTCACAGAAGCATGATACAGATTTTGTTCATTCCTCTATGTCTTGGTGTCATACTCTACATAATTTTGAACTTCAAGCTTTCCTCAAG GGCAAAGAACATCTTCTGCCTGAACGTTCCCACCCCAGCTGCTTTCTTCCAGCCTCTCtacaccttgcacaatgggaatTTTAAG GACTGGATTGGACCTAATGAGACATGTGGCCAGCTCAGAAGAGATGACGCTAACAGGCCAGGCAAAGTGACTATGGATGGAGTTTCTGGTCTAAGTgctcatgatgtcatttcccagCTCTCCTTCAAGTCACTGGCAAAGACCAAAATCATTCCTCAGGAGGACCCTTGTGGCCCTGCCTCCAGGCCCGACACGCAGTACGTCCAGAGCAGGTATGTGAGTGTGGAAGAGGTGGAAGCCAGGCTGCCATCATTGTTCCTACAAAACCACGCCGATGACGCAGGTGCCCTGGACTTCTCTGAAAGAAGCGAAACCAACCTTGGCAGCCCAGACATGAGTGGGAACCATCCCCCATATTTACGGGACGGTCAGGGTGACTTCTTTATGCCACAGGAGTCTCTGGAGCTGGAAAGTTTGTCCTTCTGTAGTAATGACTATTGCACCTTGTGTGGCAGTTACTGCGCAGGTGGTCCAATTCCTGCTGAACTGCTACAGCTCACCGAGGAGGATGGTCAGGTCAAGCATTAG